The Humulus lupulus chromosome 3, drHumLupu1.1, whole genome shotgun sequence genome window below encodes:
- the LOC133823795 gene encoding uncharacterized protein LOC133823795 gives MKILEKKEVEEFLVLCWRIWYRRNQFVHDNKLLDDDMVGPWALNFLWRYQEAQNQTRTEEGGGGSSTHPTAAQVVPLADGEMSVHVDAGLDVDKGMVAPHVAKAAAALQGMLLCIRLGFLRIRISTDCLRVCQSIARKEANNSEYGIVLQDIYQAWSSFSSISIGHCNRASNSTTHSLAKLALSLDSPRVWWPGLPSCLWP, from the exons ATGAAGATTCTTGAGAAAAAAGAGGTGGAGGAATTTTTGGTGTTGTGTTGGAGAATTTGGTATCGTCGTAACCAATTTGTTCATGATAATAAGCTTCTTGATGACGATATGGTGGGTCCTTGGGCTCTGAATTTTCTGTGGCGTTATCAAGAGGCACAAAACCAAACCCGAACTGAGGAAGGTGGTGGTGGGTCCTCTACGCATCCTACTGCTGCGCAAGTGGTTCCCTTGGCTGATGGAGAGATGAGTGTTCATGTAGATGCTGGTTTAGATGTTGATAAAGGGATGGTGG CGCCTCATGTCGCTAAAGCAGCTGCTGCCCTTCAAGGGATGCTACTCTGTATTCGCCTTGGCTTCCTTCGTATTCGGATTAGTACAGACTGTCTTCGTGTTTGCCAAAGCATTGCCCGTAAGGAGGCTAACAATTCAGAATATGGCATTGTTCTCCAAGACATTTATCAAGCATGGAGCTCTTTCTCGTCTATTTCCATTGGTCATTGTAATAGAGCTAGTAATTCTACAACTCATTCCTTAGCAAAACTTGCATTATCTCTTGATTCTCCTAGAGTTTGGTGGCCTGGTTTGCCTTCATGTCTGTGGCCTTAA